The Juglans regia cultivar Chandler chromosome 6, Walnut 2.0, whole genome shotgun sequence genome contains the following window.
AGAATGTGCTTCTGAGGTTAATAGAAAGTCATGTGCGCTGGATGTATGACAATGAAAGGGATGCCCACAGAATAATTAGAAAAAGCTTCACaaggtgttttatttttaacttaaatatattggcTCAAAAAAGACGATGTTAATCCTATACAAGATTGTTATACGGAGAAAAAGGAAGACATTCAATTTCACATATTCAAGAATTATATtggaataaaaataatcttGCACAAGCATGTGCAAGAttatttgtgatatttatttaactaatcaAGGCTTCATTATGATCTGAATAGGACTTTATGCACAAATCATCCTAATGCTTAGATTATGTTCCATATAATAGAAAACTGCACAATCTTCCATGCATTACAATGATAAAAACATAAGCACACAAATAGTACGCCTGCTTGGCTTAATTTTTCTGGTagaaaactccaaaaatattttttcgaTAAGATAATGGTCAAAACTTAAGCAAGACAATCTAGGCACCAAAGAGTGCACATTTACTAACAATAATTCTTTGTTAATTGTTGGAGGTGTATATGGGCATTTCACTTGGTTAAGACTGAGATTTACTTGCTCATTTAGAATCTTGAGATGACAAAGTTGAAATATTCCTAGCCGGCGAGTTTCCCTCTCTACTAGTTTGTGATGAGtgcatttttctcttcttataaCTTGGGTCTGGTTAGTTGTTTACTTACTAtcgataaataaaaaagttgtttaCTTAATATGATACATGGTGGGTTTACAACTTCATTGAAGGCAATTGTATATTATTCAACATAGTTTTTTGGCATTGATTACTGAATGATCATTCGAAATGTGTTAACATCATATCTGCTAATTTTGGGATGGACTGAATTTTTCCCGGTCCCCAATTTGGAGCTCCATTCTCAATCATCTCGTTGTGACTTTATTTTCACTATactctttattaaattattcacaacttttattaaaatcgcacttatttttgtttttgctctGGATTATTGTTGAATATTGCAGGCAAGCAAAGGAAGCCTTGAAGACACTCAAGAAGCGCCTAGGCAGCAAAAATCCTAAGATTCAACTTCTGGCTCTTtttgttagtatttttcttttcagacTTTTTAGACAGATATTTTGTGCACGATTATTTAAAGTCAAAATTTGCAAGATTACAGCATTGCTGTTTGTTGGTTCAAATGCTTACCAAGTGTGATCTAAAGTCACTGTTTACTTGGTATATGCTGCAGTGCCTACATATAGGTGTCAAGCCTGTTGATTAGTTTATATTGAATGTATTATGCTTTGTTGTTGTCTTAACTATGTTTAAAATACATGAGTCAGATATCATCtgactttgatattttctaGAGCAACTGACTTTGTGGTTTTGCATTGGGATGTTCTGATCTAGGCATTGGAGGCGCTCAGCAAAAATTGTGGTGAGAATGTATTTCAGCAGATCATTGAGCGTGATATCTTACATGAAATGGTTAAGATAGTAAAGAAGAAGGTGTgcacaatatttattttcttgtgatttGTATCATGCTTCTGTTGTTGACTTGTTGCTTAACATCCTTGCATCTGCATCTAGGATTCATGTTGTTTACCATGTTTCTGATTTAATTTTTCAGCCAGACTTGAATGTGAGGGAAAAGATCCTAATTTTAATAGATGCATGGCAAGAAGCTTTTGGTGGACCAAGAGGAAGGTATCCCCAATACTATGCAGCATACAATGAACTGCAGGTGATTGCTTTATCATatccttatttctttttttctcggTCAAGCTTGTTTGTATATATTGCAAGCTTCAGTTATGTGTAAAACTAGAAAGCATCAGGTGCACTTTAAGTGCCGAGGCCTAATTGGGCCTAGGCATGAAGTGTGCATGCTTCTGATCAGAGTAAGGCATACGTTTTCAATACTTGTCAATTCAGTGTTGTTCTTTGGGTCTGCTAGATTGGCTTTCTACCAtgcaatatatttttctctGAATCCTCGGTGACCATAAACCATATaactaaatttttttcctttcataagTTCCATAGAACAAAACTGTTAACCAATAATAGatccataatttaatataatgcTAGTAAATTTTTGGAACAATAAAGCTGTTAAAAACCTGAAacaatgctctgttttttggtAAACATAGAACAAATAAATCTGCACAATATTTAAATGGTAAGTCGTTTTTGTTTCACATACATTTGTTACATTTTCCAACAGAAGAAGGATTTCCCCACTAAAAGCCCCGCgcgggggtggggggggggggttgctTTTTTTATGGGAAGACATACTTTTGTACAGTGTACTATATTGTAAGAATAAAGCTGGTATACCACTAAATTCTAATCAGTTCAGATCCAtctgttattttattaattcaattACAAATTGGCACTTCGCAAAAAAGAGTTTGCGCATTATGTTTTGAGTAGTGCTACGTGTAcctataattttacatacaagaTCCATTTAAccagttttctttttaaattcaaatttcataatcttcagCATATTAATAGCTGACACGTCAACACGTATTGTTATGAaagtaaaaattgtaaatataaatagcattttcctCATGTTTTTGGTGCTGTTTTTTCAGAAGTGCCAAGTTcataaagagatttcacaaaataaagttcacaaactaatgtggctagatatgatatgttagatttactttatactAAAAATAACTTTGCAATATGACGTACCACAataaaccacatcagtttgtgattttacttttgtaAGATTTTTTCGTGGATCAaacatcactctctctctctctcatatgtaatcatttttttttttttaaatttggtcTTTTTTGTGGTCTTTTTGGCTTAAGTTTTAGGTGCTTTTAATTACCTGCATTTCATTTTAGGAGTAAGAAGCATTTTCGCTTTGGAGCTTTTCATGTTACATTGTGCACACACTTTATGTTTCTGGAAAAAAACTAATATAGTCACCCATGAACAAAAGTGTCGCTGTCTGAATCTGTTGGACTTCATACTTCCTGCTCAAATTAACACATAATTACATGGTTCATCGTACATGCTTCTAAATGGTTAAAAGGTTGATTTTTCAGTTATTTCAATCCATGGGATCATTAGAGTAATTGTAGGGATTCAACATTGTTTGCAGCTGTATTTGTTTGGCGCCTATGTTTCAATTCTTAGTCCATTATGGAATACATTTTCCACTCTCACCATATTAGAGTTGTGTGCATGAATTGCCGTTTTGGAGGGGAGGTTTTGGTTGATGAGTTCAACAAGTTTTGGTTGGTTGCCTTTATTTATCTTCCATGTTTGAACTTATATTACTTCctgctttgataataaaaaaatatattttttttttgtttattgaatGCCCTTTTGCTTATTAATCATTTATTGAATGCCCTTGAATCTATATTCCTTCTTTCATGTACCCAAATTTGGTAATTGACAGGCTGCTGGAGTTGAATTTCCACCCCGAGAAGAGAACAGTGTACCATTGTTTACTCCACCGCAAAGCCAGCCAATAGTTCATCATGCCTCATATGAGGATGCTGCTATTCAGGCATCTCTTCAGTCTGATGCTTCTGTCCTCAGGTACTATCTGAAAAGTATGATTTAGAGATATTCTTGATTCTTAAAATCAGCTTTGATGAAAACATGTGTAAAAAGATGAAATTGTTACCTCTCATTTGAGCGAAATGCctcttttttaaaagacgaATCAAAAGATGAACTACCCTACAAAAATGACTGTTAactttgatgaaaataatttgattCATTACTTCTTGCtacctcacaatgaagtaataaTTGATCCTCAGGTTCTATTGCCTTTGGTTGATTTATGATTGGATATTTGAGCATAATGCACATATGATATCAACATATTGCTAACGTGAGAGAAATTAACAATATGCATTTAAATTCCTTTAACTCGATTCGCTTTTATGATGAATGAAGCAAAGTTATATAACTCaggttaaaatttatttctttatcacttataaaaaaaaattatttctttatccATTTATCCTTAGTTTTATTACTTAGATTATGAACATATGACCTAAATTGCTCCAATAAAGGTACAAGTTTGAAATGACTCATTAAACAGAACAATCCTAAATATGAAATAGTTAGATGATGAGCTTTTCCTTTCTctacacataatattttatctatatatgCGTTAATATTTCACCTATCcactttcaaaaatatattgacaAAGTAGAGCTCAGCATTTGTCTGTCTATGTCAAAATGCAGTTTGTTTAACAGTTTACTCAGGGCATGCtgccttaatttttttttttcttttatcattagCTTGTCAGAGATTCAAAATGCTCAGGGACTGGCTGATGTGTTAAATGATATGCTTGGTGCCTTGGATCCTCGTAAACCAGAGGTAATGTCTGCTCTTTGAAGGATTACAactgatcctttttttttttttttccttttcaataaGTAGATTACAGCTGATCTTGTTTTGTCAGTTATCTTCTGAATATATGCTTTGTTGCTTgttcataaattatttgttcCCACATGCAGTCTACTTCTGCGTatactttctttttatatttgtttaattcCTAATCAATTTTCTTGTGGCTACTGGGATCTTGGATTTTTGGATCATCACCATGATAGAAACCTAAGGCCCCATTTGCTTTCACAGatggtctcaacccatctcatctcatctcaacatccaaacaccatttttacttatcaaaaaaacatccaaacactatttaaacacaaatacttttcaatttcaaattttcaaattttcaactttttcatctaatcattacctaatcattacaactttttcaaatttctaaacaaaatacaaaaaaaaaaaaaaatcatttttttacatagaaaataaaaagattcaactttttcaaattccaaaacaaaaataatattaaaaaaattatattttaacaatatttttatttcataatatttttattcaactttttctctcttctttctcaaaaccctataaaacatcttaactcaaatcattttactattatttacaaactatctcactattattcacagatttttcatctcatctcatctgtgtaaccaaacgaggcctaaatctcaaataaaagtTGGGCTTTTCAAGACAGTTTTTCCATTTATGTATACACTTGAATGAAATGACTGTAATATCAATCTTAAGGGACGGAGAGAGATTTTGCTCAGTGGATAAATTACTGAAAAGCATATCTTGGGAGAGATAAGAGAGGCCCatatttgtattttcttaaattgtGCAGATTGGTAGATATTCCTAGCTTATGGATGCCTGCTGAACAGAATGCATGCTGACCGATCTATCATCTATGGGATCTCTATATTCTGTATTGTAACAGGGTGTGAGGCAAGAAGTAATTGTTGACCTTGCTGATCAGTGCCGTTCTTACCAACATCGTGTCATGCTTCTTGTGAATAATACAGTGtgagaatttaattttatactttAAAAGTTCTTTTTCATGTTAAACCGATGACTCTGACCAGCAGTATTTTCCCTTACAGAGACGAGGAGCTTCTTTGTCAGGGATTGGCATTGAATGATAATTTGCAGCGTGTACTTCGTCGACATGATGACATAGCGAAAGGAGCCTCTAATGTAGGAGGAAGAGAAACTGAAACACCGGTTGTGCCATTTGGGCATGTGAACCATGAAGATGATGAACCGGAAGATGATTTTGCCCAGCTAGCTCATAGGTGACTATTTTAGAAGGGTCTCTTTACGATTTTACTCatgaattttccttttttttttaatctgctAGGCTCATACTTATGTGTGGGCGAAACTGGGGCTACTCTCACTTAACATGTGAGTAACTTTGGTTTTACCATGCAGGAAACCAGCCATCTCAAGGACTGAACCAGTGCGAGTCAGTCCAGTTCTCCCTCCACCACCCTCATCAAAGAAGCCCATTGCCACAGATTCTGGAATGATTGATTATCTCAGTGGTGATGTCTACAAATCTGAAGAATCCCGTCAAACATCAGAACCGACATCTCTTGCAGCTCCAGATCAATATAACAGAACTTCCACCCCACCATTGGCTCCTACACTCTCATCTCCCTCTCCAAATGACACCATTAATCCCACCGCATCAATGCCTATGTTTACTGGACGGCCTGTATATGATGCGCCAGCTTCCTTGAGCAAATCTGCAGATCCATTGCCTCCCGCTCCTTGGGATGCTCAGTCTACTGTCTCCCTTCCACCCCCACCTTCCAAGTATAATCAGAGACAACAATTTTTCGAACAACAAACTTATTCCAGTGGTGGGTCTCATTCAAGTGGCGGATCTGGTTCCTCTTATGACAGCTTAGTGGGACATACT
Protein-coding sequences here:
- the LOC109010900 gene encoding TOM1-like protein 3, giving the protein MASNAAAFAERATSDMLIGPDWAINIELCDIINMDPGQAKEALKTLKKRLGSKNPKIQLLALFALEALSKNCGENVFQQIIERDILHEMVKIVKKKPDLNVREKILILIDAWQEAFGGPRGRYPQYYAAYNELQAAGVEFPPREENSVPLFTPPQSQPIVHHASYEDAAIQASLQSDASVLSLSEIQNAQGLADVLNDMLGALDPRKPEGVRQEVIVDLADQCRSYQHRVMLLVNNTVDEELLCQGLALNDNLQRVLRRHDDIAKGASNVGGRETETPVVPFGHVNHEDDEPEDDFAQLAHRKPAISRTEPVRVSPVLPPPPSSKKPIATDSGMIDYLSGDVYKSEESRQTSEPTSLAAPDQYNRTSTPPLAPTLSSPSPNDTINPTASMPMFTGRPVYDAPASLSKSADPLPPAPWDAQSTVSLPPPPSKYNQRQQFFEQQTYSSGGSHSSGGSGSSYDSLVGHTQNLSLNPSAPPKPANPEDALFKDLVDFAKAKSSSSSSSSSSKPNRSF